TAGACCCAAGCCTGCTGAATCGCCTAGCGGGCTGGGCCGGCTTCCTGAGCCGAGCTGAGGTGGACGACTCGGTGATCCGCACCATCGCCTCGCCACGGCAGCAGAAATTGAACCAGGGCAGCGTCTATACAGACTACGGCGGCCAGATCGACAAGACCCTGCCGAACATCGTTACGCGGGCCACCGGCGACGTCGGAATGGCCGTCGGTGCGATTGCCGCGTTTCCCGCCATGGACGTGGTGCGCCAGGCGCTGCCCATGGTGCTCGCCTTGCTCAAGATGGCGCTGGTCATCTGCATCCCGCTGGTGCTGGTCGTGGGCACCTACGACCTGAAGACCGTCGTTACCGTGAGCGTCGTGCAGTTCGCGCTGTTCTTCGTCGATTTCTGGTTCCAGCTCGCGCGCTGGATCGACAGCACCATCCTCGATGCGCTCTACGGCTGGGGCTTCGGCTGGAACCGGCCACACGCCAACTTCGACCCGCTGGTGGGGCTGAACAACGCCTTCGGGGACATGCTCCTGATGTTCGTCATGGGCACGATGTTCTTGGTGCTGCCAGCCTTTTGGATGACTGCCCTCACTTGGGCAGGTCTCCATGCTGGAGCCATTGCACAGGCATTGATCAATGGCACCAAGGATGCGCAGACAGCGGGCAGTAAGGGAGGTGGCGCACTGATAAAGGCAGGTGGCAGGAAGTAGACAACCCGGAGTCCTACGCCTCGGCATCAGGGTCGTGAGGGTCGATCCTGGAACCATCGGGATGGTACAGGCCGAATCCCAGCGGCCCAGTACGCCATTCTGTCTGTGGCTCATCATCCAGTTCAGCGTTCCCCATGACTCCCGCTGCAATCACCGCAAATACCAGCAGCAATGCCAGCCAGAACGCGGAATAGAGCAGCACACCAAGGACGGCCAGTTTGACGATCCAAAGCACTGCCGCAGCCCCCCCTACTGGCACTCCAAGCGTCACCAGCCACCGTGCGACACGCTGTTCACGACGAAGGTATCCACGCCATCCACGGCCGATGCTGCGGCCGAGGCGTTCTGCGGTGCTGATGCGGGTCGTCGTGTTCATGGTCGTCACCTGCTACTTGAGGAATACCTATTCCAGTTTGCTCCAATCCTGCTTGCTTGCCTGTACCAATGCGATCCATTCGTCCGGCGGGTTCCCGCGCCCGAGCATCTTCTCGAACACGGCATACGGGTCTGATTTGCTTCCCGAAGACCGCAGGGTCTGTTCATCGTTGACCCAGGCGTACACGATGACCTTCGCCTTCGAGTCGTAGCGGAAGAACAGCCGGTATCGCCTTCCGATCTTGGCCCGCCGCCAATGGCGATAGGCCGGCCCCATGGTGTTGCCTTGACGGTACTCGTCGCGCGCCGGATCACTCGGCACCACGTCTTGTATCAGCTGAACCAAGACCCGGAAGAACTTGACGTTGGCGTTCGATCCGAACCCTTCCGGGTCGTTGTCTTGGGCGCGCAGCACGGCCGCGCGCAGCTTCATCATCTGCTCGATCAGGTTGTCGTGGAACAGCAGTGTCCAGCCATGCTGTTGCATCAGATTTCCACGTCCTCATCGAAATCATCGCCCAGGTCCACCTTGTGTCCCACGTGCTCCAGCATTGTGCGAGCCAGATCCTCGGGCAGGCCGCGCACATTCCGGCCCGCTTCAATATCGCGGGCCAGCAGGGTCAGGAACGCGGCAATGGCAGGGTCTTCATGCTCGGCGTCAGCACGGGTGACGACGACTTCGCCGCCGCGCAGGTCGAACGCAACTTTGCCGCCCGTATCCACCCCCAGCGCCTGCCGGATGGACTTGGGCAGCGTGATCTGGCCTTTGGAGGTCAGCGTGGCAACTTCGTGAATGGCAGGCATGGAGGCTCTCCTGATCGCAATGTCTGCATTGTAAGGAAATATCCTTACCAAGTCAATGAGAGACGGCAACTCGCGGTTTATGACTTCAATGCACCTGGACGCCCAGCACGTTGAACACCGCCTCGGCCACGTCGTCGATCGTGCCATGCGTCACCGCCTCCACCGGCGAGCGACAGCCTAAGCCTTCGAGCGGTTCGGACAGTGCGCGGTAGATCGTCCAGTGGTCGATGCCCTCGACCTCCTGAAGCACGGTTTGGGTCAACTGCTGCTTCACCGGGTCGAGCTGCCAGTCAGGCAGCTTCTGACCGCGCGGCCCCACGTTCAACGCCAGCAGCCGACGGGCAACGATGTCCTTGTAGATCTGCTGGCGGGACTTGTCCGCAAGTTTTGCGAACTCGGGGATCGGCAGGTTGTGCGGCAGGTTGAAGGTTTCCAGCAGCACGGCGCGGCCACGCTGGACGTCGGTTTTACTCGGTGGCCAGCGCGTGTCGGCACGCAGCGCGGCTGCCTTGCGTGCAAGGGCCTGTTCCACCGTCTCCCCCTCCAGATTAGCGGGTAGTTTCACTGCCACCACACGCTCGTGGACGAACGCCTGCAACTCGGCCGCGAAAGCCTTGGCGTCCCGGATTTCGACGGTATCCGCGAAGCGACGCACATCCTTCACCGTGACTCGCGGCAGACGGTCGGCAATGAATTCAATGGCAGCGGGCATGGCCATCCCCCAAGTAGGTTTGAGACAGAAGTCAATTTAGTCGCCTTTGTCGCATTTATCAACTCAGAACCGTCTGAATGGGGGTTGAACCACAAACCGCCGAAATTTCCGTCACTCCAAATCCAGACCGTCAAGCAGCACATCCAAGTCGATCGCTTTACCGCCGTCATCGAAGGTGTAATGTCCGCCCATCAGTAGGTGCCGCCATGCCACCGGCGAGGTGGATATGATGAACGCCAAAGCCTTGGGCTTGCCCTTGCAGCGTTCCAGCAAACGCGACAGGATGGCCGCGTTGTAGTAGATGATGGCGTTGGCCACCAGGCGACCACACTGATTGCTGATCTCAATATCGATGTCCGTCTGGCCCGTCAGCTCCTTCTTGCCGCCCACCTGGGCAATGGCTGCCCGCAACTGGTGGTAGGACTCAAGGCGGTTTTGTGAGCGGTGCACGTTGCGCTGCAACTGCGGATCGCGCAGGTAGCGCAGGGTGTAAATGCTGCGAATCAGCTTGTCATACTCGAACACCGCCCGCCGCGTGGGATTGGAGGTGCTGTAGGTGCAAATCTTGCGAATGAGTGCCGCTTGCGTCATATCTTTGAATGCCAGCGTGACCACGATCTGGTCGATGCCATCTTTTCCAGTTTCGATGGCTTGAAGGTCAATGCGCCCGGCGGGCTTGACCAGGTACTTTTCATACAGGGCCGGATCATCGACGCAATACATCTCCTTGAACTGGGCATTGGCGTCGGTAAAGCGTGGCGCAAAGGCCCCACCAAACCAGTCGAAGATGGCAAAGTTGGCCTTGTTGACGCTGTGCATATCACCCGTGACCACCGTGGGCTTGATGTCCGAGGTGTTGCGGTACCACACGTCAAAGGCATAGTGACCCTCGTATTCATGTGCCCCAATCACCCAGCCTTGCAGCGGCACATGGTTGCACAGCAGCGTGTAGGCCACCACACCCTTGCCACGACCGAAGTATTTACGCGAATACCGAGCCTGGATATTGGGCCGCTCCATGCTGAATTTCTGCCCATCCACACTACCGTATAGCACCCCCATATCAAACGAGAAGTGCTCGAAGATCGGCAGCTGGGCGATGGCATTGCTGATGCAGTCATTGGCTGCTTGCAGCGTGGACAAGCGTAGATACTGACGGTGGGCATTTTCCAGGACGCGGTGCGATATGTCGCTGGTGCGCGCCATGACGCGGATACCGTGATTCATGGCCATCGCCGTAATGACAGCCAGAAGGTTATTGGCTTCGGCTCCCTGCTTGACGTAGCGCGGTTGCAGCGGCGTGAGGGCCGACAGGAATTGGCACTGACCATCCACGAAGCGCAGCACGTCGGCAATGTCGGTCAGGGGCAAACGTCCATAAAAGCTGTCCGGCGCATCGGGGCTGTCCTCGGCCTTGGGCTTATGCCAAATCAGCCGCTGACGTGTAGCGTCGAACTCCAGGTGCGGCAGCTTCCCCAGGCGCAGATCCGAATTGAAGGTGCGCCACTGTTTGCGCAATTCCTCGGCCAATGCCTCCAAGCGCGGGCCAACGGGTTGGCGCAACCAGGCAATGTCCGCGTCCATTTGCGCCAAGAGCGGGGCGCATTTGTCCGGCGGTACCAACTCGTCGGCCAGGCGGCGGTGCTGCAAGCTGTCGTCTATGTAGATATCGCCGGTGCGCAAGCGTTTGGCAAGCTGGTGGTACAGCCAGAATTCATAACGTGTATCGTTGAGGGCCACCGGGTTACCGGCATCATCGCTGTCCAGCAAAAAGGAGCGCAGGCGCACCGGCAAGGTATCGGCTGGGCATTCGGACAAGGGGCATTGCGACGGCCTTTGCTGGCGTGCAAATACGACCTTGATCCACGCCAGCGCTTGTAGCCAGGGGTTGTCTGGTTCTCCACAGAAATCCACGGCGGCAAAGATCGGCCGCAGGTTCAGGCGCACCCGCACGCCAAGCTTGTCGATGGCTTCCCAGCGCAGCGCCAGGGAGCTGAGCTGCTTGGTGCTCATGTGCTCGCCCACGGCCAGCACCTCATCCTTGCCCATGATCCGCCAGGCGCGGCGGCGCACCGTACCGAATAGCTCGCTGTCGGCCACCTGGTCGTCCACGTACAGCAGGAGCAGCCGCCCGACCTTGCGGTTATTGCGCAACTGCGCCACCTGTTCATGCAGGGTGCGCTTTTGGGCGTGCGCCTTGGTTTCGGCCTCATAGTGACGCACGAGATGGTTCATCGCCGCCACCAGGTTGTCGGTGAATTGTCGGTAGCGCAGCCAGGCGAAGCACAGCAGGTACAGACGGGTTTGCTCGGGCTTTAGGCGGCGCAGGTCAAACACGGTGTAGTAGTTCACCAGGCTGGCGTAGTACAGCAGGTTTTGCCGGGAGATTTCCAGCCGGGGCAGCAGCTCTTTGGCGGCGTGGTGCAGCGGTGCCAGCATTTCGCGCTTGTCCCGTTCGCGGTTCATGTGCTGGTGGCCAAAGTTCTTGGCGTCCTGCTTGAGGACAGCCAACTCGGAGAGGGTGTCTTCGTGCACCAGCAACTGCGCCAATGCTGCCTTGAGGGGTTCGTCCAGCAGGCCATCGAGCAAGGCCCCAAGGCGGCGACGCTCGGCGCTCAATGCGCCACTGACAATCTCCTGTAGGGTGGTGTAGCCCGGTCGGATGATCTTGCGCTCGCCCAGCGCGGCGACCAATTCCATGGCCACGAAACTGGGCGTCACATCACGGCGCACCAGTTGCGCGGCCAGCGATGCGATCCAGGGAAGACTGGTCGAAGACCAGGACTGGTACCCGGCCAATGCCGTGATACCGTCACGCTGGGCATAGCGTTCGTGTTTGGAGATGGGCAGCAGCGCCACCGCCTGGTCTTGGAAATACCGACTGATGACGAAGGAGGAGTCCTCAGCCACCTCGTCCCAGTCGAACGTGAAGAATGCGCGCTTGGCCTTGAAATAGCCGATTTGCAGAATGCAATGCACCTGGGCGTGCAGGCCAGAGCGACTCGTGGCCAGCGCCAGTTCGGCTTCCGACAGCGCGAGGTATTCCAGTTGCTGGCCCTCGTCAAAGTTGGGTACGCCGTACAGAGCCTCTTGCTCGGCATCCGACAAGACGCTCAAGCGCTCGCTCTTAGCGGTCATTGCGGTGACGCCGCGTGGGCGGATTGCAGCGCGGTGTACAGCGCCGTTTTGCTCACCTTGAGTCGTGTAGCGGCTTCCCGAACGTTTAGCCCGTTGGCGATGTGCTTACGCGCCTGCTGCAATTTGTCAGCGGTAATAACCGGCTTGCGCCCGCCTTTTCTCCCTCGAGCGGCAGCAGCGGTCAACCCGGCCTTGGTGCGCTCGCGGATCAAATCGCGCTCGAACTGACCCAGCGCACCGAACACGTGGAAAATGAGCCGCCCGCCTGGCGTGGTGGTGTCGATTGCTTCCGTGAGCGAACGGAAGCCGACGCCTCGCGCTTCCATCGCGCCTATCGTCTCGATCAGGTGTGGCATGGAGCGCCCGAGTCGATCCAGTCGCCAGACGGCAAGCACGTCGCCGTCGCGCAAGTAGGCCAGCGCGTCAGCCAAGCCTGGCCGGTCAGCCTTGGCCCCGGAAGCAGTGTCCTCGAAAATGCGCTCGCAGCCCGCCTTGCGCAACGCATCCGTTTGCAAAGCGGTATCCTGTTCCGCTGTCGATACCCGCGCATAACCGATCAGTGCCATCGCCATCCTTGTGTCCGTCATTCCGTCCGACTATCTTAATGTCCAACAACCCGTTTATCAAGTAAATTTTCGGACACCCTCCAACTTGGCCGGCTAATGTTCGTTTGACGGACAGGGCCAAAAGAGCTATATTATCACTTGGTATCACCAAGTGATAGGAGAATTGCAATGGCAACATCACTCAAAATTGACGAGACGCTGAAAGGCCGCGTCCACCACCTCGCCGGCCAGCGCCGTCGCTCGCCGCACTGGATCATGCTGGAAGCCATTCAGCAATACGTCGAGCGCGAGGAAGCCCGCGAGAGCTTCAAGCAGGAAGCCTTGGCTTCCTGGGCTGCCTATCAGGAAACCGGTCGGCACCTGACTGGCCAGGAAGTGCGCACTTGGTTGAACACCTGGGGCACCGAAGACGAAAGGGCGGTGCCTGAGTGCCACAAGTAATCGTCACCGAGGGCGCAGCCGAAGGCCTGGAGCGATGCCGGAAGTTCCTGGCCACCAAGGCCCCGGATGCCGCCAGGCGAGCCGGTCAGGCCATCGAACGGCAATTCCTGCTGCTGGAAACGGCTCCCGACATTGGCCGCCCGTTCCCTGAAATGCCGGAGTTGCGTGAACTGGTTATTGCCTTCGGGGATTCCGGCTATGTAGCCCTGTACCGCCATGAACCTGACGCCGATGCGGTCTACATCCTGGCATTCCGGCATCAGAAAGAAGCGGGCTACTGATGAGCATGAACGAATTCCGCCGACTGGCCGCGAAGATCGATCAGCACATGCAGCAGCTTGCCGCCCAGGGTGTCAGCGAAGCCCATGCCATCATCAATCGCATGATGGGGTACGGGCCAGACCTGCATAGGATTTGGATCGGCACATCCGACCAGCAGCTCATGGCGCTGTCCCGCGAGTTCCCAGGGTTCTATAGCTACGCCCGCATCATGGAAGAGGCTTCCGAAGCCGAGCGCCGCAAGGCTTCGCGGCCCTATGACGGCATGGCTGAGTTCTCCGAGCAGCACAAGCAGATGAGCGCGCAACTGCTGACCACGGCAGCCACGCTTGAGCGCGGCTACCAGGCATTTCGTGCAAGCGGCAATCTCCAAGTCTTCCGGCCTCAGCTCGACGAACTGGGCCGCCTGCATCGGCAATGGCTGTCCGACCTAAATGCCTTCAAAGAATCGCTGCGCTCACAGGGCGCAGAATCCAAGGTGCTGGAATACGTGAACGAGGTTTTCGGCCGTCTGGCCGAGCGCATCAAGCAGCTTGCTGGGTGATCGTCAGGTCGTCAGACGGAAATTTCGGCGGTTTGTGGTTCAACCCCCTGAATGAGGCCAACCTACTTGGCGGAAGCTGCGTTCCCGCAGCGCCAGCGCCAGCGCCGGGTCGCCGTCCAATCCATTCGAGCGGGTTCCACATTGACGCTGGAGCCGCAATCCACGCCCCGCTATACCGAAACGGTTGAAGGCCAAAGGGCCGAAATGGCAAGGGAATGGGGTGCAAGGGGAAAGGCCCTACCCGAAAAGGCGAAAAGGCCTCCCGCTTGGCCCGCCATCAGGACACCCACATGCTCTCTCTGTTCCAGCGAAAACGGACCTCGGTCGCTGCCGCTCCATCGCCAGCACCCACCACCGACCTCCCGAAAGGGCTGATCTGGCCGGAATCGGCCGCATCGCTGCTGGCGACACCGCGCCGGCAGAAGCTGCTGGAACACATCTGGCAGCGCACCTCGCTCTCGCGCAAGCAGTTCGCCGCGCTGTACCGCGCGCCGCTGGAACGTTATGCCGAGTTGGTTCAGGCTTTCCCTGCA
This is a stretch of genomic DNA from Casimicrobium huifangae. It encodes these proteins:
- a CDS encoding Tn3 family transposase; protein product: MTAKSERLSVLSDAEQEALYGVPNFDEGQQLEYLALSEAELALATSRSGLHAQVHCILQIGYFKAKRAFFTFDWDEVAEDSSFVISRYFQDQAVALLPISKHERYAQRDGITALAGYQSWSSTSLPWIASLAAQLVRRDVTPSFVAMELVAALGERKIIRPGYTTLQEIVSGALSAERRRLGALLDGLLDEPLKAALAQLLVHEDTLSELAVLKQDAKNFGHQHMNRERDKREMLAPLHHAAKELLPRLEISRQNLLYYASLVNYYTVFDLRRLKPEQTRLYLLCFAWLRYRQFTDNLVAAMNHLVRHYEAETKAHAQKRTLHEQVAQLRNNRKVGRLLLLYVDDQVADSELFGTVRRRAWRIMGKDEVLAVGEHMSTKQLSSLALRWEAIDKLGVRVRLNLRPIFAAVDFCGEPDNPWLQALAWIKVVFARQQRPSQCPLSECPADTLPVRLRSFLLDSDDAGNPVALNDTRYEFWLYHQLAKRLRTGDIYIDDSLQHRRLADELVPPDKCAPLLAQMDADIAWLRQPVGPRLEALAEELRKQWRTFNSDLRLGKLPHLEFDATRQRLIWHKPKAEDSPDAPDSFYGRLPLTDIADVLRFVDGQCQFLSALTPLQPRYVKQGAEANNLLAVITAMAMNHGIRVMARTSDISHRVLENAHRQYLRLSTLQAANDCISNAIAQLPIFEHFSFDMGVLYGSVDGQKFSMERPNIQARYSRKYFGRGKGVVAYTLLCNHVPLQGWVIGAHEYEGHYAFDVWYRNTSDIKPTVVTGDMHSVNKANFAIFDWFGGAFAPRFTDANAQFKEMYCVDDPALYEKYLVKPAGRIDLQAIETGKDGIDQIVVTLAFKDMTQAALIRKICTYSTSNPTRRAVFEYDKLIRSIYTLRYLRDPQLQRNVHRSQNRLESYHQLRAAIAQVGGKKELTGQTDIDIEISNQCGRLVANAIIYYNAAILSRLLERCKGKPKALAFIISTSPVAWRHLLMGGHYTFDDGGKAIDLDVLLDGLDLE
- a CDS encoding CopG family ribbon-helix-helix protein, whose amino-acid sequence is MATSLKIDETLKGRVHHLAGQRRRSPHWIMLEAIQQYVEREEARESFKQEALASWAAYQETGRHLTGQEVRTWLNTWGTEDERAVPECHK
- a CDS encoding type II toxin-antitoxin system PrlF family antitoxin; this encodes MPAIHEVATLTSKGQITLPKSIRQALGVDTGGKVAFDLRGGEVVVTRADAEHEDPAIAAFLTLLARDIEAGRNVRGLPEDLARTMLEHVGHKVDLGDDFDEDVEI
- a CDS encoding type II toxin-antitoxin system YhaV family toxin produces the protein MQQHGWTLLFHDNLIEQMMKLRAAVLRAQDNDPEGFGSNANVKFFRVLVQLIQDVVPSDPARDEYRQGNTMGPAYRHWRRAKIGRRYRLFFRYDSKAKVIVYAWVNDEQTLRSSGSKSDPYAVFEKMLGRGNPPDEWIALVQASKQDWSKLE
- a CDS encoding transposase; this translates as MNEFRRLAAKIDQHMQQLAAQGVSEAHAIINRMMGYGPDLHRIWIGTSDQQLMALSREFPGFYSYARIMEEASEAERRKASRPYDGMAEFSEQHKQMSAQLLTTAATLERGYQAFRASGNLQVFRPQLDELGRLHRQWLSDLNAFKESLRSQGAESKVLEYVNEVFGRLAERIKQLAG
- a CDS encoding recombinase family protein; protein product: MALIGYARVSTAEQDTALQTDALRKAGCERIFEDTASGAKADRPGLADALAYLRDGDVLAVWRLDRLGRSMPHLIETIGAMEARGVGFRSLTEAIDTTTPGGRLIFHVFGALGQFERDLIRERTKAGLTAAAARGRKGGRKPVITADKLQQARKHIANGLNVREAATRLKVSKTALYTALQSAHAASPQ
- a CDS encoding type II toxin-antitoxin system RelE/ParE family toxin translates to MPQVIVTEGAAEGLERCRKFLATKAPDAARRAGQAIERQFLLLETAPDIGRPFPEMPELRELVIAFGDSGYVALYRHEPDADAVYILAFRHQKEAGY
- a CDS encoding DUF3742 family protein, translating into MNTTTRISTAERLGRSIGRGWRGYLRREQRVARWLVTLGVPVGGAAAVLWIVKLAVLGVLLYSAFWLALLLVFAVIAAGVMGNAELDDEPQTEWRTGPLGFGLYHPDGSRIDPHDPDAEA
- a CDS encoding integrase gives rise to the protein MPAAIEFIADRLPRVTVKDVRRFADTVEIRDAKAFAAELQAFVHERVVAVKLPANLEGETVEQALARKAAALRADTRWPPSKTDVQRGRAVLLETFNLPHNLPIPEFAKLADKSRQQIYKDIVARRLLALNVGPRGQKLPDWQLDPVKQQLTQTVLQEVEGIDHWTIYRALSEPLEGLGCRSPVEAVTHGTIDDVAEAVFNVLGVQVH